The following proteins come from a genomic window of Gossypium raimondii isolate GPD5lz chromosome 5, ASM2569854v1, whole genome shotgun sequence:
- the LOC105770435 gene encoding probable choline kinase 1 isoform X2, with amino-acid sequence MAIKKNGFIPSCAPEELKKVLKAVASEWGDMIKDMEEFHVVPLKGALTNEVFQINWPTKHGELHQKVLVRVYGEGVEVFFNRDDEIRTFECMSKHGQGPRLLGRFPDGRIEEFIHARTLSAADLRDPEISSLVAAKLREFHNLDMPGPKDVLLWKRLRTWLSLSKKFCSPEAAKEFGLDILGDEISILEKELSQGYQEIGFCHNDLQYGNIMMDEETRVITLIDYEYASYNPIAYDLANHFCEMAANYHSETPHILDFSICPDMEERRRFIRAYIASSGNEPSDAEVEQLLVDAEKYTLANHLFWGLWGIISGHVNKIEFDYLEYARQRFQQYWFKKTLALESLTL; translated from the exons ATGGCCATAAAGAAGAACGGGTTCATTCCAAGCTGTGCCCCAGAGGAACTGAAGAAAGTTCTGAAAGCAGTGGCATCCGAGTGGGGAGATATGATAAAAGATATGGAAGAATTTCACGTGGTTCCGTTGAAAGGAGCACTAACCAACGAGGTTTTCCAGATAAACTGGCCGACAAAACATGGCGAACTTCATCAGAAAGTGTTGGTCCGGGTTTATGGTGAAGGTGTGGAGGTGTTTTTCAATAGGGATGATGAGATTAGGACCTTTGAGTGCATGTCCAAGCATGGTCAAGGGCCAAGGCTTCTCGGTCGCTTTCCAGATGGAAGAATTGAGGAGTTCATTCATGCCAGG ACACTCTCTGCGGCCGACCTCCGTGACCCTGAAATATCTTCCCTTGTAGCAGCCAAATTAAGAGAGTTCCACAATCTTGACATGCCTGGTCCCAAGGATGTACTTCTCTGGAAGCGATTGAG GACATGGCTTAGTCTATCAAAGAAATTCTGTTCCCCGGAAGCCGCAAAAGAGTTCGGCTTGGATATTCTCGGAGACGAAATCAGCATCCTAGAGAAAGAGTTATCACAGGGCTATCAAGAAATCGGGTTTTGTCACAATGATTTGCAATACGGTAACATAATGATGGATGAAGAAACAAGAGTAATTACCTTAATC GACTACGAGTATGCAAGTTACAACCCTATTGCTTATGATCTTGCAAATCACTTTTGTGAGATGGCAGCAAATTATCATTCTGAGACACCCCATATTTTGGACTTTAGCATATGCCCTG ATATGGAGGAGCGACGAAGATTCATCCGTGCATATATAGCATCTTCCG GTAATGAACCCAGTGATGCTGAAGTGGAGCAGCTACTTGTTGATGCAGAGAAATACACTCTTGCTAATCATCTGTTTTGGGGCTTATGGGGAATAATCTCG GGTCATGTAAACAAGATAGAGTTTGACTATCTGGAGTATGCAAGGCAGAGGTTTCAGCAGTACTGGTTTAAGAAAACCCTTGCGCTTGAGTCCCTCACTCTTTAA
- the LOC105770435 gene encoding probable choline kinase 1 isoform X1 codes for MVFASINKSIQSTPSFHQALFSSKTFRPLIKEKKSFGVSVCNFLGFYQSLWSLEFYLLIHTQMAIKKNGFIPSCAPEELKKVLKAVASEWGDMIKDMEEFHVVPLKGALTNEVFQINWPTKHGELHQKVLVRVYGEGVEVFFNRDDEIRTFECMSKHGQGPRLLGRFPDGRIEEFIHARTLSAADLRDPEISSLVAAKLREFHNLDMPGPKDVLLWKRLRTWLSLSKKFCSPEAAKEFGLDILGDEISILEKELSQGYQEIGFCHNDLQYGNIMMDEETRVITLIDYEYASYNPIAYDLANHFCEMAANYHSETPHILDFSICPDMEERRRFIRAYIASSGNEPSDAEVEQLLVDAEKYTLANHLFWGLWGIISGHVNKIEFDYLEYARQRFQQYWFKKTLALESLTL; via the exons ATGGTTTTCGCCTCTATAAATAAAAGCATACAATCAACCCCCAGTTTTCATCAagctttgttttcttccaaGACTTTTAGACCTCTcattaaggaaaagaaaagttttGGAGTGTCTGTTTGCAACTTTCTTGGATTTTATCAGTCTCTTTG GTCTCTTGAATTCTATCTATTGATACACACACAAATGGCCATAAAGAAGAACGGGTTCATTCCAAGCTGTGCCCCAGAGGAACTGAAGAAAGTTCTGAAAGCAGTGGCATCCGAGTGGGGAGATATGATAAAAGATATGGAAGAATTTCACGTGGTTCCGTTGAAAGGAGCACTAACCAACGAGGTTTTCCAGATAAACTGGCCGACAAAACATGGCGAACTTCATCAGAAAGTGTTGGTCCGGGTTTATGGTGAAGGTGTGGAGGTGTTTTTCAATAGGGATGATGAGATTAGGACCTTTGAGTGCATGTCCAAGCATGGTCAAGGGCCAAGGCTTCTCGGTCGCTTTCCAGATGGAAGAATTGAGGAGTTCATTCATGCCAGG ACACTCTCTGCGGCCGACCTCCGTGACCCTGAAATATCTTCCCTTGTAGCAGCCAAATTAAGAGAGTTCCACAATCTTGACATGCCTGGTCCCAAGGATGTACTTCTCTGGAAGCGATTGAG GACATGGCTTAGTCTATCAAAGAAATTCTGTTCCCCGGAAGCCGCAAAAGAGTTCGGCTTGGATATTCTCGGAGACGAAATCAGCATCCTAGAGAAAGAGTTATCACAGGGCTATCAAGAAATCGGGTTTTGTCACAATGATTTGCAATACGGTAACATAATGATGGATGAAGAAACAAGAGTAATTACCTTAATC GACTACGAGTATGCAAGTTACAACCCTATTGCTTATGATCTTGCAAATCACTTTTGTGAGATGGCAGCAAATTATCATTCTGAGACACCCCATATTTTGGACTTTAGCATATGCCCTG ATATGGAGGAGCGACGAAGATTCATCCGTGCATATATAGCATCTTCCG GTAATGAACCCAGTGATGCTGAAGTGGAGCAGCTACTTGTTGATGCAGAGAAATACACTCTTGCTAATCATCTGTTTTGGGGCTTATGGGGAATAATCTCG GGTCATGTAAACAAGATAGAGTTTGACTATCTGGAGTATGCAAGGCAGAGGTTTCAGCAGTACTGGTTTAAGAAAACCCTTGCGCTTGAGTCCCTCACTCTTTAA